Proteins encoded by one window of Flagellimonas lutaonensis:
- a CDS encoding SusC/RagA family TonB-linked outer membrane protein produces MKKPYEQYGSQKKKRTRLWLGSLARYVLAALVCLSFQMVDAKAPPADLTIDAYQVTISGTVTDDTGAPLPGANVVVKGTTNGTQTDFDGNYTITADENATLVFSYIGFATQEIPINGQTTIDITLSEDTNQLSEVVVLGYASQTRGDLTGSVASVDVSEATKQPLVNAAEALEGRVTGVTVVNTGTPGDAPKIVIRGFGTSNNTNPLYIIDGVQTDNANVLNSINPQDIEQINVLKDGAAAIYGARASNGVVIITTKSGSYNQGEPVVSLDVYSGIARATNKPGLLNVEQHANMIFESLSNDGATVTHPQYGDGPTPTIPSQLIGYTRVVSYDPITRAPRSATVRPGGTDWLDAITQNAQVQNVSMSIQNGNETGKYFMSANFLNREGIFLETGFKQGTTRLNSEFKIGDKIIIGEHLNASFSNRGNNTSEVNNAFRMSPLIPVYDDEGDFAGTGAPGLSNTRSPVAQLVRRKDDYNKIFRVFGDVYLQAQLYEGLTFKTTISGNIENFNQRRFQALDPEHIEPLSTNTLFEQDINSFTWTWNNTLNYNKTFGDHTLNALVGIEAVEDGSKGKQISRNGFLFETPDFYLLSNGSGTPNVDFAFDGETSLFSIFGTANYSYAGKYFATVTVRNDKSSRFLGDNQSQTFPSFSAGWLISEEDFFPKDGFVSRLKLKGSWGQLGNQTLPVNNPTINISSLNEQLANYALNGSSISTGAILNSVGNPDLKWETSETANFGIEAGFFDDELFLTFEVFDIQTKDLINRDNSLISTTAIDAQAPFVNLGDVQNRGFDLAIGYNHTTSYGLNYNVQANISRYKNEVKEWISDFTVGRTNLRGGAVTRTEVGQPISYYYGREVTGFDSNGRFTYRDVNGDGQIDDENDRTFIGSPHPDFTYGINLSMDYKGFDLSAFFSGSKGNDAYNYEKIFTDFPTFFNGNRSTRVLDSWTPNNTDATLPALSQTIQNAETQPNSYFVEDASFMRLKNLQIGYTFPSNITESLGMNSLRLYVQGTNLFTITDYSGFDPEVISNDNLSLAIDFGNFPLSQIFTVGINTKF; encoded by the coding sequence ATGAAAAAACCTTACGAACAGTACGGGTCGCAGAAAAAAAAGCGAACCCGTCTATGGCTCGGTTCGCTTGCTAGGTATGTGCTTGCGGCCTTAGTGTGCCTGAGCTTTCAAATGGTCGATGCGAAAGCGCCTCCAGCTGATTTGACCATCGACGCTTACCAAGTTACCATCTCAGGTACGGTCACCGATGATACCGGAGCACCCTTACCGGGAGCGAATGTGGTAGTCAAAGGTACCACCAATGGTACACAGACCGACTTTGATGGTAATTATACGATTACCGCTGACGAAAATGCCACTTTGGTATTCAGCTATATCGGCTTTGCAACCCAAGAGATTCCCATCAATGGCCAAACCACCATTGATATTACCTTATCAGAAGATACCAACCAATTGTCTGAGGTTGTGGTTTTGGGATATGCTTCCCAGACCCGGGGCGATTTAACGGGTTCCGTTGCTTCAGTAGATGTTTCTGAAGCGACCAAACAGCCTTTGGTCAACGCCGCGGAAGCCTTGGAAGGAAGGGTAACTGGGGTAACCGTCGTAAACACGGGTACTCCTGGAGACGCACCAAAAATTGTGATACGTGGTTTCGGTACGAGCAACAACACCAATCCTCTCTATATCATTGATGGGGTGCAGACCGATAATGCAAATGTGTTGAACAGTATCAACCCACAAGACATTGAGCAGATCAACGTGCTAAAAGATGGTGCAGCAGCCATCTACGGTGCCAGGGCTTCTAATGGTGTAGTAATTATCACTACCAAGAGTGGTAGCTATAATCAAGGGGAGCCAGTGGTTTCTTTAGATGTTTATTCAGGTATTGCAAGAGCCACAAACAAACCTGGCCTGTTGAACGTTGAACAACATGCCAATATGATATTTGAGAGTCTCAGCAATGATGGGGCAACGGTAACACATCCACAATATGGTGATGGGCCTACCCCAACCATACCTTCGCAGTTGATAGGTTATACCCGCGTAGTATCGTACGACCCCATTACCAGGGCACCTAGAAGCGCCACGGTACGGCCCGGGGGAACCGATTGGCTTGACGCCATAACCCAAAATGCCCAAGTGCAAAATGTCTCGATGTCCATTCAAAACGGCAACGAAACAGGAAAGTACTTTATGTCGGCCAACTTCTTGAACAGAGAAGGTATTTTCTTGGAAACCGGATTTAAACAAGGAACGACCCGTTTGAACTCAGAATTCAAAATAGGTGACAAAATTATCATCGGCGAGCACTTAAATGCCTCTTTTTCCAATCGAGGCAACAACACAAGTGAGGTAAACAATGCCTTTAGAATGAGCCCATTGATTCCCGTATACGACGATGAAGGCGATTTTGCAGGTACTGGCGCACCCGGCCTTAGCAATACCAGGAGCCCCGTTGCCCAGTTGGTACGTAGAAAGGATGACTATAACAAAATATTCCGGGTTTTTGGCGATGTGTACCTACAGGCCCAACTTTATGAAGGTTTGACCTTTAAGACCACCATTAGCGGAAACATTGAGAATTTTAACCAACGAAGATTTCAGGCATTGGATCCCGAGCATATCGAGCCCTTGAGCACCAATACGCTGTTCGAGCAAGACATCAATAGTTTTACCTGGACATGGAACAACACCTTGAACTACAATAAGACTTTTGGTGACCACACCCTAAATGCCTTGGTCGGTATTGAGGCTGTGGAAGATGGTAGTAAGGGCAAGCAAATAAGCCGTAACGGTTTTCTATTCGAAACACCTGATTTTTACTTGTTGAGCAACGGTAGTGGTACCCCCAATGTTGATTTTGCCTTTGACGGTGAAACCTCGTTGTTCTCCATTTTCGGCACTGCTAATTATTCATATGCAGGTAAATATTTTGCGACCGTTACGGTGCGTAACGATAAATCATCGCGATTCTTGGGTGATAACCAAAGCCAGACCTTCCCGTCTTTTAGTGCAGGCTGGTTGATCAGTGAAGAAGATTTCTTCCCCAAAGATGGTTTTGTGAGCCGCTTGAAATTGAAGGGGTCATGGGGGCAATTGGGTAACCAAACATTACCTGTAAACAACCCAACGATCAATATCTCGTCATTGAATGAACAGTTGGCCAACTATGCCCTTAACGGTAGCAGTATTTCAACCGGTGCTATTCTCAATTCTGTAGGAAATCCCGATTTAAAATGGGAAACAAGCGAAACGGCCAACTTTGGTATTGAAGCAGGTTTCTTTGATGATGAGCTCTTCTTGACCTTTGAGGTATTTGATATTCAAACAAAAGACCTTATCAATAGAGACAATAGCTTGATCAGCACCACGGCAATTGATGCACAGGCGCCATTTGTAAACTTGGGAGATGTGCAAAACCGTGGCTTTGATTTGGCCATCGGTTACAATCATACTACCAGCTACGGATTGAACTACAACGTGCAAGCAAATATTTCTAGGTATAAGAACGAAGTAAAAGAATGGATCAGTGACTTTACAGTTGGTAGAACTAACTTGAGGGGTGGTGCGGTAACCAGAACCGAGGTAGGCCAGCCCATTTCATACTATTATGGACGCGAGGTTACCGGTTTCGATAGCAATGGTCGCTTCACCTATCGTGATGTCAATGGTGATGGTCAGATAGACGATGAGAACGACAGAACCTTCATTGGTTCGCCACACCCAGATTTTACCTATGGTATCAATCTGAGCATGGATTATAAAGGGTTTGACCTATCGGCCTTTTTCTCCGGATCTAAAGGCAACGATGCGTACAACTACGAGAAGATCTTTACCGATTTTCCAACGTTCTTTAACGGTAACCGGAGCACCAGGGTCTTGGATTCTTGGACGCCAAACAATACCGATGCAACCTTGCCGGCTTTGAGCCAGACCATTCAAAATGCTGAAACCCAACCCAACTCTTATTTTGTGGAAGACGCATCCTTTATGCGATTGAAGAATCTACAAATTGGGTACACATTCCCAAGCAACATTACCGAATCTTTGGGCATGAATTCATTACGACTTTATGTACAGGGCACCAATCTGTTCACCATAACAGATTATTCAGGATTTGATCCAGAAGTAATTTCCAACGATAACCTTTCGCTGGCAATTGATTTTGGGAACTTCCCCCTTTCCCAGATATTCACCGTTGGCATTAACACAAAATTCTAA
- a CDS encoding RagB/SusD family nutrient uptake outer membrane protein produces the protein MKKRLIFYFASLFVLFACSDSFTEKPAVGALSDEALANEQGVNLLLVGAYSALDGIRNNQGAADWTVSGDNWWFDVLADDAHKGSTDGDQADLFLLETYDWTSANPYVFGKWNGLFAGVNRANAVISLINSLEEGDFSSQLAEARFLRGHFNFELQKIYGNVPYISEENFANTEFNQPNPGPIWDQIEADFQYAVDNLPASQADVGRPTSWAAKAFLGKVHLFQSEWGQALALLQDVINNGPYSLLPEFADNFRLAGDNSSENIFSIQFTTDSGQSFNGNRGGTLNFPNPGPFGSCCGFYQPTQDLTNAYQTDGTGLPLLDTFNQTDVANDYGINSDEAFTPHTGPLDPRLDYTVGRRGIDYNGYGPHVGKDWIRASFADISGPYLPKKNVYTAGEDANQGTGAWGQQHSGINYHIMRYADVLLMAAEAALEANGDVATALNYVNQVRDRAKNSTPVMNEAGDAPAANYQIEPYASFPDVDFARKAVRFERRLELAMEGHRLFDLRRWGNSVDVINEYIQNEARTIGNFGTKANAYQANMDLLPIPIAAIDLSGGVLTQNPGF, from the coding sequence ATGAAGAAGAGATTAATTTTTTATTTCGCATCACTGTTCGTGCTCTTTGCATGTAGTGATAGCTTTACCGAAAAACCGGCCGTAGGGGCACTGAGCGATGAGGCCCTGGCAAACGAGCAAGGGGTCAACCTATTGCTGGTCGGAGCTTACTCTGCACTTGATGGCATTCGAAACAACCAAGGTGCGGCCGATTGGACCGTGAGTGGTGACAACTGGTGGTTTGATGTATTGGCTGACGATGCCCACAAAGGCAGTACCGACGGTGACCAAGCAGACCTATTTTTGTTGGAAACCTATGATTGGACCAGTGCCAACCCCTATGTGTTTGGCAAATGGAACGGTCTTTTTGCCGGTGTGAACCGGGCCAACGCTGTAATATCGTTGATCAACTCTCTTGAAGAGGGAGATTTTAGCTCACAGTTGGCCGAAGCACGTTTTCTAAGGGGACACTTCAATTTCGAGCTACAAAAAATATACGGCAACGTGCCCTATATCTCGGAAGAGAATTTTGCCAACACAGAATTCAACCAGCCCAACCCGGGCCCAATTTGGGATCAGATCGAGGCGGATTTTCAGTATGCTGTAGATAACCTTCCTGCTTCACAGGCAGATGTTGGTAGGCCTACTTCATGGGCGGCAAAAGCCTTTTTGGGCAAAGTACACTTGTTTCAATCTGAATGGGGCCAAGCTTTGGCGCTACTGCAAGACGTAATCAATAACGGGCCATATTCATTATTGCCAGAATTTGCGGATAACTTCCGATTGGCAGGTGACAATAGCAGTGAGAATATCTTCTCTATACAGTTTACCACCGACTCTGGGCAATCGTTCAACGGTAACAGAGGGGGAACATTGAACTTTCCGAATCCCGGACCATTTGGTTCTTGTTGTGGCTTTTATCAGCCCACGCAAGACCTGACCAATGCGTATCAGACAGATGGAACTGGGCTTCCGTTATTGGACACGTTCAACCAGACCGATGTGGCGAATGACTACGGAATAAACAGTGACGAAGCCTTTACGCCCCATACCGGACCACTCGACCCAAGGCTCGACTATACTGTAGGCCGTAGGGGAATCGATTACAATGGTTATGGGCCACATGTTGGAAAAGACTGGATTCGTGCCAGTTTTGCCGATATTTCGGGGCCATACCTCCCTAAGAAAAATGTTTACACGGCAGGCGAAGATGCAAACCAAGGTACTGGTGCATGGGGCCAACAACATTCGGGCATCAACTATCATATCATGAGATATGCCGATGTGTTGTTGATGGCGGCCGAGGCAGCCCTAGAGGCAAATGGCGATGTTGCCACCGCACTTAACTATGTAAACCAAGTACGTGACCGAGCCAAAAATTCAACACCTGTGATGAACGAGGCCGGAGATGCCCCCGCGGCAAATTACCAGATTGAACCCTATGCCTCATTCCCAGATGTAGACTTTGCCAGAAAAGCTGTCCGATTTGAGCGAAGGCTGGAATTGGCCATGGAAGGCCACAGACTGTTCGATTTGAGAAGATGGGGCAATTCTGTCGATGTAATCAACGAATACATCCAGAACGAGGCCAGAACCATTGGAAACTTTGGCACCAAAGCCAATGCTTATCAAGCCAATATGGATTTACTGCCGATACCGATTGCTGCCATTGATTTAAGTGGTGGTGTATTGACACAAAACCCAGGGTTTTAA
- a CDS encoding VCBS repeat-containing protein has translation MLKLITRLCTLLTLLTIIGCSEQKNDATVQEPLFERLQDTRTGITFANNLTENDSLNYFTYAYIYMGGGVSAGDINNDGLIDLFFTGNMVPNKLYLNKGNLRFEDISEKAGISGDNRWYTGTTMADVNNDGFLDIYCSVGGKFGPKENQLFINNGDNTFSERGAAYGLDDPSNSVQGTFFDYDLDGDLDLYVANYPPTPFNAPNSFYAFKQEYPKTLETDRLFRNDGDHFTDVTEVAGLKTFGLSLSATAGDLNGDGWSDLYVSNDFSTPDYLFINNQDGTFTEQVKNLTKNTSFYGMGVDIADFNNDQLLDILQVDMTAQNNRRSKANMASMNPDLFWSTVNAGFHYQYMQNSLQVNNGNLVDSLPDFSNISRIAGVSSTDWSWGPLFADLDNDGWKDIFVSNGTRREINNRDFFLAIEKNGVHPDSTLEKSLAIPSEKIDNFVFKNNGDLTFKRVNKEWGIEHKGFANGSVYADLDNDGDLDIVTNNIDEAATVFESKSSNTGNHIAIKFRGPKINTQGIGVKALLFTQSGQQFQEMTLTRGFQSSVAPRLHFGLGQTNAIDSIKVVWPDGRHQVVNKPKINTLLQVDYTHSTNKGGMAKKQTNPPFETLKGGNQIADYLHIENYYDDFEKEILLPHRTSMFGPNVATGDVNNDGLEDFVIGGAKGQPTTLFLQQLGETFTKAAIKVFAADQEHEDLGIHLFDADNDGDLDLYAVSGGNEFEPGSVMLQDRLYINDGKGGYTRSKTALPEFFVSGSRVKSHDFDKDGDLDLFVGGRLVPGQYPTPTDSYILLNESEKDNPKFVDATQKIVPGLSGIGMVTDANWVDFDNDSWTDLLVVGEWMNIRAFKNDGGYFKEVTHTLGLDDTRGWWFSINSADFDNDGDMDFIAGNLGLNYKYKANENETFDIYFSDFDGNQTKDIVLSYYNEGEKFPVRGRECSSQQMPVIKEKFKNYEAFSQATLEDVYSKNNLESALHYQIKSFASVYFENRNGTFVPHELPNLAQLSAINQILVDDFDKDGHLDALIAGNLYSSEVETPRNDAGIGLFLKGNGKGGFTPVRSLESGFYAPGDVKDMSKITIGKIEYIIVAKNNDTLQFVRVTS, from the coding sequence ATGTTGAAGTTGATTACCAGGTTATGCACCCTATTGACCCTCTTAACCATCATCGGTTGCAGTGAACAAAAAAATGATGCCACAGTACAAGAACCTTTGTTTGAACGGTTACAGGATACCCGTACCGGAATAACCTTTGCAAACAACCTTACCGAAAACGACTCGTTGAATTATTTTACCTACGCCTACATTTATATGGGCGGGGGTGTTTCGGCAGGTGATATCAATAACGATGGCCTAATTGATCTTTTCTTCACGGGCAATATGGTGCCCAACAAACTGTATCTGAACAAGGGCAACCTTCGCTTTGAGGATATTTCAGAAAAAGCAGGGATTTCAGGTGATAATCGTTGGTATACCGGTACGACCATGGCCGATGTCAACAACGACGGTTTTTTAGACATTTATTGCTCTGTGGGGGGCAAATTTGGCCCTAAAGAGAACCAACTTTTTATCAACAATGGAGACAATACGTTTTCTGAGCGAGGCGCAGCGTATGGCCTTGATGACCCAAGCAATAGTGTGCAAGGCACTTTTTTCGATTACGACCTGGATGGTGACCTTGACCTGTATGTGGCCAATTACCCCCCTACACCCTTCAATGCCCCTAACTCCTTTTACGCTTTCAAGCAAGAATATCCGAAAACTCTGGAGACCGATCGTCTCTTCAGAAATGACGGCGACCATTTCACCGACGTCACGGAGGTAGCCGGTTTGAAAACTTTTGGACTTTCCCTAAGTGCTACTGCAGGGGATTTAAATGGTGATGGCTGGTCCGACCTTTATGTATCCAACGATTTTAGCACACCAGACTATCTTTTTATCAACAATCAAGATGGTACATTTACGGAGCAGGTGAAAAACCTGACCAAGAACACTTCTTTCTATGGTATGGGAGTCGATATTGCCGACTTCAACAACGATCAATTGCTCGATATTCTACAAGTTGATATGACCGCCCAAAACAATCGTCGTTCAAAGGCCAATATGGCCAGTATGAACCCAGATTTATTTTGGAGTACGGTGAATGCGGGGTTTCACTACCAATACATGCAAAACAGCCTTCAGGTAAACAATGGAAATCTAGTTGATAGCCTACCCGATTTTAGCAACATATCTAGAATTGCGGGCGTTTCTTCCACAGATTGGAGCTGGGGCCCCTTGTTTGCCGATTTGGACAATGATGGATGGAAAGATATTTTCGTTTCCAATGGCACCAGACGCGAAATCAATAATCGTGACTTCTTTTTGGCGATTGAAAAAAATGGCGTTCATCCTGACAGCACCTTGGAAAAAAGTCTGGCCATTCCCTCTGAAAAAATCGACAATTTTGTTTTCAAGAACAATGGCGACCTTACCTTTAAGAGGGTCAACAAAGAATGGGGAATAGAGCATAAGGGGTTTGCCAACGGTTCTGTATATGCCGATCTTGACAACGACGGTGACCTTGACATTGTTACCAACAACATTGACGAAGCAGCCACTGTTTTCGAGAGCAAAAGTTCGAACACGGGCAACCACATTGCCATAAAATTCCGTGGGCCAAAAATAAATACCCAGGGCATAGGGGTAAAGGCACTTTTGTTTACCCAAAGTGGACAACAGTTTCAAGAAATGACCCTTACCCGTGGGTTTCAGTCATCGGTGGCGCCGAGGCTACATTTCGGTTTGGGCCAGACGAACGCAATTGATTCAATCAAGGTTGTTTGGCCAGACGGTAGGCACCAAGTGGTCAACAAGCCAAAAATAAATACCTTGTTGCAGGTAGATTATACGCACTCAACCAACAAGGGTGGAATGGCAAAGAAACAAACGAATCCTCCCTTTGAGACCTTGAAAGGAGGCAATCAAATAGCTGATTATCTGCACATTGAAAATTATTATGATGATTTTGAGAAAGAAATTCTTTTGCCCCATCGAACATCAATGTTTGGGCCCAATGTGGCTACCGGTGATGTCAACAACGACGGACTGGAAGATTTTGTCATAGGGGGTGCCAAAGGGCAACCGACAACCCTTTTTCTGCAACAACTGGGCGAGACTTTCACAAAAGCTGCCATCAAGGTGTTTGCCGCCGATCAAGAACATGAAGATTTGGGCATACACCTTTTTGATGCCGACAATGACGGTGACCTTGACCTATACGCGGTCAGTGGCGGAAACGAATTTGAGCCGGGTAGTGTCATGTTGCAAGATAGATTGTATATAAACGATGGAAAAGGAGGTTATACCCGTTCAAAAACAGCGCTGCCAGAGTTCTTTGTAAGTGGTTCACGCGTCAAAAGTCATGATTTCGACAAAGATGGCGACCTAGACCTCTTTGTGGGTGGGCGCCTGGTTCCGGGGCAGTACCCTACCCCGACCGATAGCTATATTTTGCTCAATGAAAGCGAAAAAGACAATCCAAAATTTGTGGATGCGACACAAAAAATAGTGCCAGGGCTATCGGGTATAGGCATGGTCACCGATGCAAACTGGGTTGACTTCGACAATGACTCTTGGACAGATTTGTTGGTCGTGGGCGAGTGGATGAACATTCGGGCCTTTAAAAATGATGGGGGCTATTTTAAAGAAGTAACGCACACACTGGGTCTCGATGATACAAGAGGTTGGTGGTTCAGTATAAATTCAGCAGATTTTGACAATGACGGGGATATGGACTTTATCGCAGGAAATTTGGGCCTCAACTACAAATACAAGGCAAATGAGAACGAAACTTTCGATATCTATTTCAGTGATTTTGACGGTAACCAAACCAAAGACATCGTTCTGAGCTATTACAACGAAGGCGAAAAATTTCCGGTCAGGGGCCGTGAGTGCTCATCGCAACAAATGCCCGTCATCAAAGAAAAATTCAAGAATTATGAAGCTTTCTCTCAGGCTACCCTTGAAGATGTTTACTCAAAAAACAACTTGGAAAGTGCATTGCACTACCAAATAAAGTCATTTGCAAGTGTCTATTTTGAAAACAGAAACGGCACGTTTGTCCCACATGAGCTTCCCAACCTAGCTCAGTTGAGCGCCATCAACCAGATACTTGTGGATGATTTTGACAAGGATGGGCACTTGGATGCCCTCATCGCAGGCAACCTGTATAGCTCTGAAGTCGAGACACCACGAAACGATGCAGGTATAGGTCTTTTTCTGAAAGGAAATGGTAAGGGCGGCTTTACCCCGGTCAGAAGTCTCGAAAGTGGTTTTTATGCACCAGGTGATGTAAAGGACATGTCAAAAATTACGATCGGGAAGATTGAATATATTATTGTGGCCAAGAACAATGATACACTGCAGTTTGTTCGGGTAACATCATGA
- a CDS encoding CPXCG motif-containing cysteine-rich protein — protein sequence MYEHFFQCPYCWEEISMLLDTSVVEQVYIEDCEVCCNPIEVRCSFSNDEMSSFEAQSLGQ from the coding sequence ATGTACGAACACTTTTTTCAGTGCCCTTACTGTTGGGAAGAAATCTCAATGCTTTTAGATACCAGTGTTGTAGAACAGGTATACATCGAAGATTGTGAGGTTTGCTGCAACCCAATAGAGGTTAGGTGCAGTTTTAGTAATGATGAAATGTCTTCCTTCGAAGCCCAAAGTCTGGGGCAGTAA
- a CDS encoding TolC family protein, with product MKQVYRILPFLLFIFIAPLSAQQMLEKQEAVQLVLENNFGVKIAKNSLEISENNQSLLNSGFLPSLTGNGGATYDKSNQEATFQDGNVRSIDGAETTRYNASLNLNYTLFDGLGRWYDYKRLKEEYNLTELQARETIENSIIQLFSVYYEVARITENIRVLEETYQSTEKRLKRAQYSFEFGQSNKLDVLNAEVDLVNDSINLMNERQLLKNTIRDLNIVLNQELENTYTVDTTVAFTDVLVLEDFLKTAEENNVRLLQAEKNIAINDYTLKASKSVFLPTIGLTGSYGWNEGNFPATNFLASNNSTGISGGVNLTWNLFDGGRGITQVKNAKILLESQELMKDQIRQEVKRDIANARGNYLNRLEVYRLQEQNVKTATDNFLRSSERYKLGQISSVELRQAQLNLLNSKTSKNQAKYNAKLAELQLLQLTGQLLNVQI from the coding sequence ATGAAGCAAGTGTATCGAATTCTACCCTTCCTGTTATTTATTTTTATTGCCCCTTTGAGCGCCCAACAAATGTTGGAAAAACAGGAAGCGGTGCAGTTGGTCTTAGAGAACAATTTTGGTGTAAAGATTGCCAAGAACAGTTTGGAAATTTCAGAGAACAACCAAAGTTTGTTGAACTCGGGATTTCTGCCGAGTCTTACAGGAAACGGTGGTGCAACCTATGACAAGAGCAATCAAGAGGCCACTTTTCAAGACGGCAACGTCAGGTCAATTGATGGGGCCGAAACAACCCGTTACAATGCTTCACTGAACCTAAATTATACGTTGTTTGACGGTCTGGGGCGTTGGTACGATTATAAGAGGCTCAAAGAAGAGTACAACCTGACCGAACTGCAGGCCAGGGAGACCATCGAAAACAGCATCATACAATTGTTCTCGGTCTATTATGAAGTGGCCCGTATTACGGAGAACATACGCGTACTTGAAGAAACGTATCAAAGCACTGAAAAAAGGCTCAAGCGGGCACAGTACAGTTTTGAATTTGGGCAGAGCAATAAGTTGGATGTACTCAATGCAGAGGTAGACCTGGTTAACGACAGCATCAACCTTATGAACGAAAGGCAATTGCTCAAAAACACCATTCGCGACCTCAACATTGTGCTCAACCAAGAACTTGAGAACACATATACCGTTGACACAACCGTTGCCTTTACAGATGTACTGGTCTTGGAAGATTTTCTAAAGACGGCCGAAGAGAACAACGTGCGGCTTTTGCAGGCAGAAAAAAATATAGCCATCAATGATTATACCTTAAAGGCGAGCAAATCGGTTTTTTTGCCGACTATTGGGCTTACCGGATCTTATGGATGGAATGAAGGAAATTTTCCGGCAACCAACTTTTTGGCCTCTAACAATTCCACAGGAATTTCAGGGGGCGTCAACCTTACTTGGAACCTTTTTGATGGGGGTAGGGGCATTACCCAGGTCAAGAACGCCAAAATACTCTTAGAGTCGCAAGAATTAATGAAAGACCAGATACGGCAAGAGGTTAAACGTGATATCGCCAATGCCAGGGGCAATTATTTGAACCGACTTGAAGTGTACCGATTACAAGAGCAGAACGTAAAAACCGCCACCGACAATTTCTTGCGGTCTAGTGAGCGCTACAAATTGGGCCAGATATCATCAGTAGAACTTAGACAGGCCCAGTTGAATCTATTGAATTCCAAGACCAGTAAAAATCAAGCTAAATACAATGCCAAGCTTGCCGAACTACAACTGCTGCAACTGACCGGACAGCTATTGAACGTACAGATTTGA